In Microvirga lotononidis, a single genomic region encodes these proteins:
- a CDS encoding SRPBCC family protein — MNEIVTETRSVVVEREIPHPSEKIWRALTQPHLIAEWLMKNDFAPAVGHRFNLRGDWGGALDCEVLAIEPNSLLSYTWNFTHDDPAFDLRSVVTFTLTPTSTGTLLRMEQVGFRPEQKQAYGGARAGWPGFFANLEQVLARID; from the coding sequence ATGAACGAAATAGTGACCGAGACGCGCTCGGTGGTTGTCGAGCGGGAGATCCCTCATCCGTCGGAGAAGATCTGGCGTGCACTCACCCAGCCGCACCTGATCGCGGAGTGGCTCATGAAGAATGACTTTGCGCCTGCCGTGGGCCACCGGTTTAATCTTCGTGGAGACTGGGGCGGGGCGCTGGATTGCGAGGTCCTGGCCATCGAGCCAAACAGCCTGCTGTCCTACACCTGGAATTTCACGCACGACGATCCGGCCTTCGATCTGCGAAGCGTTGTGACCTTCACTTTGACCCCAACGAGCACCGGAACGCTTTTGCGCATGGAGCAGGTGGGCTTCCGGCCGGAGCAGAAGCAGGCCTACGGGGGGGCCCGGGCCGGGTGGCCGGGGTTCTTCGCGAACCTGGAGCAGGTCTTGGCGCGCATCGATTGA
- a CDS encoding ArsR/SmtB family transcription factor, protein MPSPHDVLFRALADPTRRAIFERLCRDGDQTVAALTAHAGVSQPAVSKHLGVLKQAGLVRDRHQGRQTHYSALAGALAPLIDWTSQMAGFWQSRFDDLEDLLKRMDQ, encoded by the coding sequence ATGCCATCACCGCACGATGTCCTTTTCAGAGCGCTCGCCGATCCAACCCGGCGGGCCATTTTCGAGCGGCTATGCCGCGACGGAGACCAGACGGTGGCGGCCCTGACCGCCCACGCTGGTGTTTCGCAGCCTGCCGTCTCAAAGCATCTCGGCGTCCTGAAGCAGGCTGGCTTGGTGCGTGACCGCCACCAGGGTCGTCAAACGCACTACAGCGCACTAGCGGGTGCCTTGGCCCCGCTGATCGATTGGACAAGCCAGATGGCCGGCTTCTGGCAAAGCCGGTTCGACGATCTTGAAGACTTGCTAAAGAGGATGGACCAATGA